Below is a genomic region from Macaca thibetana thibetana isolate TM-01 chromosome 1, ASM2454274v1, whole genome shotgun sequence.
TGGGCTCCATGCTAGAATATGTCAAAGATCACCATTTTGATAACAAATGTGGTATAAATAGGTGGGCTTAAGTTTGAGACTTCACTAAGAATGTTTGCCAATAGCAAAGATATTTCCACCTAGCAGAGACCATGAGTCATCATATGAAAGTCAAAAGAATTAAATACCTTTCCTTACATTGAAGTTTGGCTAGAGGGCAAGAGAAGCAGCCAATGAATTTTACTGTATGGGTGTTCAACTTTATGGGTATGCATGTATCTGTTCATGTATGTGGGTGTGAACCTGtacatttatgtatgtgtatgtaatatGCTGCTGGGTATGTaagtaggtatgtatgtataaatggtatatatgtgcaggtatgtaagtatgtatgtatatatggtatgaacatatgtatacatggtaTATACAAACCTTtgtgtttgcatatgtgtgtgtatgtatttgtgttttcatgtgtgtttgtgtgcatatttGTGATTGCATGTGTGTATGGGAAGGGAGAACCAGACTGATTAAGGCCCAAATGAGAGCAAATGCTAAGGTTAGATTTACCCTTTTGGAGTTGGGGTAGACTGGGGTGAAACCTGGGTTTGCAAGGGAAGTACAGGCATATCAACGACTTTATGACGGTTAGTGCTTATTATCCAATGAAAATGATCTTGAGTCAGTTCCAAGTGGCAGCCAGATAGAAAATAAAGCTGAAGTTTAGATGTTGTAGCCATATGTTTATAATATGACTTATATTTATAACTAAACTCACTTACAGGATGATAGTTATGTAATTTGAGGATTTATGAGATAGTATAGTCTTGTGGAAAAAGACCTGCATTTGAAATCAAGgggttcaaattattttcttgccATTCATCAACTGTGTGATTTTGGGCGGGTCAGTCTATTTTCTCTTCCAAGGATAGGGTTAAAAATATCAATCCTAGTCTCTTCCACAGGCTGAGGGCACAAGTTTAAGTGTTGGCGTGACACTCAcactaaagaaaatgaggtaccaTGTGTGGAAAAATGGAGGGAGATGAGCAAATTAGCAGTGGTGGGTGCATGTGTGGGGTCCCACAACTGGGGGATGAAAGTTTTCTCTACCTCACAAAACAGACTCTTCATTCATGAGGAGCTTATAAGCTTGACAAGATAGACACTCCTTTGTGATGTCTTGGAAAATATGCAGTGAAAAAGATCTACTTTATAATCCCATTCAACTGTGGATTGAACTGAAGAGTAAAGGAGTCCAAAGTGGTCAGCCTGAAAATTCTGAGAAGATACAAGTGTGCAAGCAGAAATTTGATgaagggagatggagtgggagGTGAAATGGTAGGCTTAGGTGCTGGGGTGGAAGCCAAGCTATGTCACTCTTGTCATCTGGGGTGGGAGGTCCCACTTGTAACCTGATAGGCTCTACTCAAGGAAAAGTGCATGTATGGTGGGGAGGGGCAAGAGAAGATGACACCCTTCCATAGGCTGATTTACAGGAACATGGACAGGGAGAATCCCTTTATGGACCACAGGTCATGCATGAGGATGAttaatattgaacatcttttataGTGCTTTCTAGACACTATCACAGTTTTggagaaaagtagaaaacattaTCACTGGCTCCTAGAGATGGTGTTATAGAAAGGCAAGGCCACCTACCCAAGATAACTGTTTCTGCCTTCTAGTCCTGTTGGAAGAGGGTCTGACAAAGTtagtttgttttgatttattcTAACAACTCAAGATGAGGTATCTGGCAGTAGGGTCAGGTGTCTAAGGCACAACATTTAAGGAGGCACTGACTCACAATGTCTCATTCTCAGGGCACTCGCTCTCAGTGCCTCCTTAAATTTTGCCTCCTAAAAGCCCTGCTTGCCTCATCCCAGTCCAGATTCTGCCAGGAGGACTTTCTGAGCCACACCCAttgggagggcaggagggcaCGGTTTTCACTTGCTGTCACCACTTGGTTCTCTCTCTCCCAGTTCTCCTTGAAGTCTGTCATTCTGGCCAGGATTATTCCTAGCCTATTGCCACCTGGGCAGCACTTCATGGTGGAAGCTTTAGCAGGAATTTTATGAACCTGCAtctatgaaaacattttcaaaggcaAACAcccagggaagggagaaagacaCGGTTTTGACAGGATTTGATTTTCTACCCAGAGTCCAATTTTGTCGGATTACATCAGTGGCTCCAGACTTTCTGTGAGGGGTTATTTCTCGTTTTTCTGAAGCTCTGACTTTCCTGGGTAAAAGTGCTATTATTGGTGGAGAGAAGAATTGGAGGGTAAGGATGAGACAGTAAAGTCCCTAAGATAAAGAAGGAATGAAGCACAGGCACCATGGCAGGCTGGGTGAGGACAGCGGGTAGAGTGGTGGCCAGGAGCTTGGAAATCTCCCAGGTAAGGGTTGAGCATCTACCTGTAAGACTAGAATCTCTCTGCTTGACACAGTGAGCACTGGGACCCTTTCTCCAttgattcatgccattctctccttCCGTAGGAGGCCAGCATCTTCAAAACAAAGCAGCTATCAAAAGCcctgtcttccttcttccctccctctctcactgtCTGGGTAGCTCACATGCCCCTCCTTCCATCTGTATATTAAACTTTCCCTTCTATATATATCATACTCCTATTGAATTCTCTGCTGCTTATGAATGACTGAATTTACTTTTTGATCCTGGAAAAATTCAGTTGCTGAATTAAACAGATTAAAACAGTTTACCAACAGAATACAGTGTCCCTATATTACCTTGTCACTTTGCAATTACTTTATCATTTCTACACACATCATATATTTGATGCAACTCTGTACCTTAGgtaatattattatccccactttatggattagaaaactgaggctcagagaaatggTGATATTTTCAAGGGTAGCCAACTGGTAAGTGCTAGTTTGGGACCAGAACTCAACTCTTTGAATTCCTATTTCAGAACTTTTTCTTATTGCTACTCCAGTCAACCCAAGGGTGGGTCCTGCAGAGTAATAAGAATGTATTCAATCAGCTTCACCCaactttttctcccattctgaccATCTTTTGAGTTCACCTTTTCTGGAGCCACTTCAATCACATCCTCTTCCCCACACCCGATCAAGCCCTCACCTGAGGGGTCCATATGGGACACTATTAAGAAGATGGCGAAGTCCAGGAAAGAGCAGTTGCACTTCCAGGGGTTTCCACTCAGAAACAGGGTCTCCAGAACAGGGAGGTGGTGTAAGGCAGCACTGTCCAGGGTCTGCAAGCCGGTATTTCTGAGGTCCAGGTACCTCAAAGAGGTGGTGTTGGCAAAGGTGAACTTGTGAAGCGATAACAGGTGAGGGTTGTTGGCAATGTTCAGGTGCACCAGGTTGCTGAGGACCGAGAAAGTGAGTGGGGAGATCGAGGTTAGGTTGTTGGAGCTGAGGTCAAGGTAGATGAGTTTGAAGACCCCGATGAAGGTATAATCCATCACCTCTCGAATCCAGTTTTTCTGACAGTCCAAATAAACAAGGTCACTGAGGAGTCCTAGATGCATTGCTGGCAAACTAGTGATTCTGTTCTCGTTCACGAACAGCCTCCGGGTGTTCAGGGGTATGTCAAGGGGGTATTCGGTTAACTGCTTCGCTGTGCAGTTTACTTCTTGGGCTTGACACAGACAATTATTTGGACACTTTGACCCTGATACCAGCCCCATTCCAAAGGAAAAGAGTAACCACCCGGGGCCAGGGCCTGAAGCAAGGGACATAGTAAGAAGCCACAACCACCCTCCTTCCACCTTCCTGCGGGCTCTGTCCCTCTGATCCGAAGGCTGCCGGTGGagggtggggcgggggaggggcgctGGAAAGAACTGTAACACTTTAGCTTTGTGCAGAGCAATTTTCCATTACAGGAGGACTGAACAGAAATTGAAACGCGAGGCTCAATGCCCTGCCACCCAGCTTGGTGGCTCTGCCTCTCGCTCCCAGACTGCTGCTGGAAGCTTGCCCACTTGGCAGCTTTGAAAGGTCTCACCCTTTCCCTGCATTTGCAAGTGAAGGGGAGCCAGGGGAGAGCCACATGACAATGAGGTTGCCAGTGGACACCTTTGTGATGTCAGCAGCCTCCGGAGACTGCCTGGCTGAGGGAAAGAGATTCCTCACCTCTCCTTCTGGGTGGTGTGGGGGTGTTTTATGTGTCTTGGTAAGCCAGCTGGAACTCCCTGGGGGAGTTGGGGCCTCATGGGTAGGAGCCTGCAGCATGCGTGTGTTGGGGACCAGGCTGGGTtcagtgtgtgggtgtgtatagtATCTGTACCCCCTCCCCATGGAGCTGTAGTGGAAGATTAGGTGACACTGGACCCCCTAATCTGCAGGCCATGGAGGGAGCACAGGACATCTCCAGGCCAACTCCTTTTCTTAGGGATGAGCAGAGCGACTTGCTTGAGGTCAGTTCTCAGCGTGGGTCTTTTCTTGGGTATAGATTTGGATGGGTGCCAGTTTTTCAGTGTTGCCAGAAGAAGATGGAAAAGGGGTTGTTTCTTTTGAAATGAGGCAAAGGAAATTCCTCTGATAAAGTGGTACTCTTTTCAGACTTTATTCCTAGGATGTATACATCTCTGTCtgcattttgtatatatatatatatatatgaatgtatatatagatgtgtgtgtgtgtgtgtgtgtattttaaaaagtttttgaacAAGTATAAGCTACTCCTCCTAACACAAAACCCAAATGTATGtataaaaaaaatctgagtgCAACAATAGAACTATTTTTTTACCACTCGTATTCTCCTAGGACTTTTAAAATAGTGAGTACCTCTCTAGTACTTCTAGTGTGAGTTTATATTCATTAATTACTTGTCAGGTGATGGGAGTCTTTTTGAGCGAGGGATAGAAAACCTGGAAGCTGAAGAGTTGGGATGTATCCCACGCCCTGTGGAGGAAGGCATATCAGACAGAAATAAGATAAAACATCTGAGGAGTTGAAACTTTTATTTATGGGAAAattggatttcattttttaaaaacattcatataTACTGAGTTGtgaatattaataacatattGAAACCtaagcagagtgcctggcacctgGTGTATAATAAATGTGTAGTGAATGAACGATGTGAGAACGTTTCTgatgttttgtttccttcttttgcttctttGCCAAGAGAAATTAATAAAGTCAAATGGATTTGTGGCTAGTTAGCTAATGCTTGATTGTTTACTTACTCAGCATTCCTTGAGTGACTGGCTGTGAATTAATATGATGACTTAGGCGTGTTTACCAAATTGAAAGTGACCTTATTTAAGTAGACATTTCAAATACTTAAAGTAATGACCCAAATGATAGCTGTACTAATTGAAGCATGACTTAATATAGGGCAGACACCCTTTCctcataattaaaacaaattctattaaaaaaataagttcctTCCTAGATCTTACGTGATTGCCGAGGAGAGAAATCTGGCATATGAAGTCTATAGAAAAGAATTAATTTCCAAAGTGACTACTCTGGGAGCTGTGGCGAGGGTGTGTTTTGCTGGTGGAGTGTGGCAGGGATGCTTTGTTTGGAAGGGCTGTGTTTGGTGTCTGCTTCCCTTCGATGGGAAATGATCACTGATTCACTCACCAAAGCTCATGGAGTGATTTTGCTGTTTCACCTTTTCTTTTATGCCGTTCTCCCTCTTTCTGACTTCTTCCCCTCAGACAGCCCCATCTCCAGGTTGCCCTACTTCATTTCCAGCCTCCTTATCCACACTAGCTTTCTCAAGATAGTAGCCTCAGGATTACGCCTACCTGTTTGGCTGTATGGTTACAAGTGCTCTCCTTAGAAAAGCCTTAGGTAAATATGTCATGCTAAAGGTTATTGACTGACACCAGTCAGCTATGCCTGGCTCTGGAGTATTACCATTTTCACAAAGCACTATGAGTGGTTTAACCTCAGGGaagattctttttgtttgagGTAGCTGTATTTTTTTGGTCCTGAAGTCTGGACACTCACGGGCTAGTTTCAGCTTTGCCAGGTTAGACCACATCTCTAAAGTGTGTACCTCATTTTGAGACTGAATAAATGCATGTTCAATAAAGAAGAAGTAGACTAGACAAAGGATAATAGAGAATGTAGCATTGCTTAAATTACCTGATTTCAGAACcttaaagaaattttgttttcaaagaacaactTGTGAAACTATTATTTCAGAAGTGCTGCATTGGGAAGTCCTACACTAGGCTGTTTGCCCTTGGTTGAGGTGCTTAATTTctcttggctttatttctgtCATCTACATATTGAGGGAAATGAAGTAGATAATTTCCAAGTGTCTTTAGGACTTCCAAATTCCTTCATAATGGAAAGGTTTCAGGCATCACCCAGCAAACCAgtagaggctggagtgcaatggtgcgatcttggctcactgcaatctctgcctcccaggttcaagtgattcttcttgctcagcctcccaagtagctggaattacaggcccccgccaccatgcgtagctaatttttttttgtatttttagtagagacagggtttcaccatgtggccaggctactctcgaactcctgaccttgtgatctgcccaccttggcctcccaaaatgttgggattacaggcatgagccactgtgcccagccgcctTCCTACTCCTTCTCATCACACCATATAGTCCCACCTATCATGTGGCTGCAAAAAGGAAATCTCT
It encodes:
- the LRRC52 gene encoding leucine-rich repeat-containing protein 52; this translates as MSLASGPGPGWLLFSFGMGLVSGSKCPNNCLCQAQEVNCTAKQLTEYPLDIPLNTRRLFVNENRITSLPAMHLGLLSDLVYLDCQKNWIREVMDYTFIGVFKLIYLDLSSNNLTSISPLTFSVLSNLVHLNIANNPHLLSLHKFTFANTTSLRYLDLRNTGLQTLDSAALHHLPVLETLFLSGNPWKCNCSFLDFAIFLIVSHMDPSDDLNATCVEPTELTGWPITRVGNPLRYMCITHLDHKDYFFLLLIGFGIFAAGTVAAWLTGVCAVLYQNTRRKSSEEDEDEAGTRVEVSRRIFPTRMSSVQEFPQLI